The following proteins come from a genomic window of Mycobacterium sp. DL:
- a CDS encoding adenylate kinase yields the protein MRIVLLGPPGAGKGTQAQKLADKLGVPQISTGDLFRFNISNGTELGLEAKKYLDAGDLVPATLTNALVDDRLDHEDAAGGFILDGFPRSVEQAKALDEMLEKRNLALDAVLEFRVPEEELVSRLKGRGRADDTEDVIRNRFKVYRDETAPLLDYYSDTLVTVDAVGELDEVFTRALKALGR from the coding sequence GTGAGAATCGTGCTGTTGGGGCCGCCCGGGGCGGGCAAGGGAACGCAGGCCCAGAAGCTGGCGGACAAGCTCGGGGTCCCGCAGATCTCCACCGGTGACCTGTTCCGCTTCAACATCAGCAACGGCACCGAGCTCGGGCTCGAAGCCAAGAAGTACCTCGACGCCGGTGACCTGGTTCCGGCCACGCTCACCAACGCTCTGGTCGACGACCGGCTCGATCACGAGGATGCGGCCGGCGGTTTCATCCTCGACGGTTTCCCGCGCTCGGTCGAGCAGGCCAAGGCGCTCGACGAGATGCTCGAGAAGCGCAACCTCGCCCTCGACGCCGTGCTGGAGTTCCGGGTCCCCGAAGAGGAGCTGGTGTCCCGGCTCAAGGGCCGCGGCCGCGCCGATGACACCGAGGACGTCATCCGCAACCGCTTCAAGGTGTACCGCGACGAAACAGCCCCGCTGCTGGACTACTACAGCGACACCCTGGTCACCGTCGACGCCGTCGGTGAACTCGACGAGGTCTTCACCCGCGCGCTGAAGGCGCTCGGCCGCTAG
- the map gene encoding type I methionyl aminopeptidase: MVSLPGLRGRKVVAQRSAGELDAMAAAGALVAAALSAVRQAAAPGVSTLELDAVAEAVIRGAGAIPSFLGYHGFPGSICSSVNDRVVHGIPSASEKLAAGDLVSIDCGAILDGWHGDSAVTFGVGDVIPVDEALSAATKESMEAGIAAMVPGNRLTDISHAIELGTRAAEKRYDRKFGIVSGYGGHGIGREMHMDPFLPNEGAPGRGPYLAAGSVLAIEPMLTLGTTKTVVLSDEWTVVTADGSRAAHWEHTVAVTDDGPRILTAG; this comes from the coding sequence ATGGTCTCTCTGCCCGGCCTCCGCGGCCGCAAGGTCGTCGCCCAGCGCAGCGCCGGTGAACTCGACGCGATGGCCGCCGCCGGCGCGCTGGTCGCCGCCGCGCTCTCCGCGGTGCGCCAGGCTGCCGCCCCCGGCGTGTCCACGCTCGAACTCGACGCTGTCGCCGAGGCGGTCATCCGCGGCGCAGGAGCCATCCCGTCGTTCCTCGGCTATCACGGGTTCCCCGGCAGCATCTGCTCGTCGGTCAACGACCGCGTGGTGCACGGCATCCCGTCGGCGTCGGAGAAACTCGCCGCCGGTGACCTGGTCTCGATCGACTGCGGAGCCATCCTCGACGGCTGGCACGGCGACTCGGCGGTCACCTTCGGGGTCGGGGATGTCATCCCCGTCGACGAGGCGCTCTCGGCCGCCACCAAGGAGTCGATGGAGGCCGGTATCGCCGCCATGGTTCCCGGTAACCGGCTGACCGACATCTCCCACGCCATCGAACTCGGCACCCGCGCCGCCGAGAAGCGCTACGACCGCAAGTTCGGCATCGTCTCGGGCTACGGAGGGCACGGCATCGGCCGGGAGATGCACATGGATCCGTTCCTGCCCAACGAGGGCGCACCCGGTCGCGGACCCTACCTGGCCGCGGGTTCGGTACTGGCGATCGAGCCGATGCTCACGCTCGGGACGACCAAGACCGTCGTGCTCTCCGACGAGTGGACGGTCGTGACCGCCGACGGATCGCGCGCCGCACACTGGGAGCACACCGTCGCCGTCACCGACGACGGACCCCGGATCCTGACCGCCGGGTGA
- a CDS encoding MarR family transcriptional regulator, with protein sequence MAPDQPSAKRDPIAEARANWERSGWGEVADGMVAVTSVMRAHQILLARVETALRPYGLSFSRYELLRLLAFSRTGALPITKASDRLQVHVTSVTHAIRRLESDGLVERLPHPTDGRTTLVQITELGRSTVEDATATLNGDVFADIGMPDDDSRTLAESIRTLRRSAGDF encoded by the coding sequence GTGGCCCCGGATCAGCCGTCGGCGAAGCGCGACCCGATCGCGGAGGCGCGCGCCAACTGGGAACGCTCCGGCTGGGGTGAGGTGGCCGACGGCATGGTCGCGGTGACCTCGGTGATGCGTGCACACCAGATCCTGCTCGCCCGCGTCGAGACCGCGTTGCGCCCCTACGGCCTGAGCTTCTCCCGCTACGAGCTGCTGCGGCTGCTGGCGTTCAGCCGCACCGGCGCGCTGCCCATCACCAAAGCCTCCGACCGCCTGCAGGTGCATGTCACCAGCGTCACGCACGCGATCAGACGGCTGGAATCCGATGGCCTGGTCGAGCGACTGCCGCATCCGACGGACGGCCGCACCACTCTGGTTCAGATCACCGAGCTGGGCCGTTCGACGGTCGAGGATGCGACGGCGACGTTGAACGGCGATGTCTTCGCCGACATCGGCATGCCTGACGACGACTCCCGCACGCTTGCCGAGTCGATCCGGACCCTGCGCCGCAGCGCAGGCGACTTCTAG
- a CDS encoding GAF domain-containing sensor histidine kinase: protein MSTSSRPLLAADRELALLRELIRAASSGPGVEPLAAAAARIITAATDSDVCFVHVLDDTERSLTLAGATPPFDSEVGKIRLPLGQGISGWVASHHEPVVISNDKESDPRYLPFESLRGRDFTSMVSVPMETDPGGLVGVLNVHTVAQREFDDRDVELLLVIGRLIAGAMHQARLHRQLVARERAHENFVEQVIDAQELERRRLAGDIHDGISQRLVTLAYRLDAAAQAVDNRVALIEQLDRARELAQLTLGEARAAISGLRPPVLDDLGLSGGLASLARSIPQVRIDTDLDDVRLPDHIELALYRIAQECLQNVVKHAGASRAKLTFAVDRGDHAETARLEIVDDGIGFDTLEHPLGSDEMGGYGLLSMAERAEIVGGRLNIRSRPGTGTAVTATIPVPSATR from the coding sequence GTGAGCACCTCGTCGCGGCCGTTGCTGGCAGCCGACCGTGAGCTCGCCCTGCTGCGCGAGCTCATCCGGGCCGCCTCCAGCGGTCCCGGCGTGGAACCGCTGGCCGCCGCCGCGGCTCGGATCATCACCGCAGCCACCGACAGCGACGTGTGCTTCGTCCACGTGCTCGACGACACCGAGCGATCGTTGACGCTGGCCGGTGCCACGCCACCGTTCGACTCCGAGGTCGGCAAGATCAGGCTGCCGCTGGGGCAGGGGATTTCCGGCTGGGTGGCCAGCCATCACGAACCCGTGGTGATCAGCAACGACAAGGAGTCCGACCCGCGGTATCTGCCGTTCGAGTCGCTGCGCGGCCGGGACTTCACGTCGATGGTGTCGGTGCCGATGGAGACCGACCCCGGTGGCCTGGTCGGGGTGCTCAACGTGCACACGGTGGCCCAGCGCGAATTCGACGATCGCGACGTGGAGCTACTGCTCGTCATCGGCCGGCTGATCGCCGGGGCGATGCACCAGGCACGGCTGCACCGCCAGCTGGTGGCCCGCGAGCGCGCCCACGAGAACTTCGTCGAGCAGGTCATCGACGCCCAGGAGCTCGAGCGGCGGCGGCTGGCGGGCGACATCCACGACGGCATCTCGCAGCGGTTGGTGACGCTGGCCTACCGTCTGGACGCGGCCGCCCAGGCGGTCGACAATCGTGTCGCGCTCATCGAGCAGCTCGACCGGGCGCGCGAACTCGCCCAGCTGACGCTGGGGGAAGCCCGCGCCGCCATCAGCGGTCTGCGGCCGCCGGTGCTCGACGATCTCGGGTTGTCCGGCGGGCTCGCGAGCCTGGCGCGATCGATCCCCCAGGTCCGGATCGACACAGATCTCGACGATGTCCGGCTGCCCGATCACATCGAGCTGGCGCTGTACCGGATTGCGCAGGAGTGTCTGCAGAACGTCGTCAAACACGCCGGGGCGTCCCGGGCGAAGCTGACGTTCGCCGTCGATCGTGGTGATCACGCAGAGACCGCCCGGCTCGAAATCGTCGACGACGGAATCGGTTTCGACACCCTGGAACATCCCCTGGGCAGCGACGAGATGGGCGGCTACGGCCTGTTGTCGATGGCCGAGCGGGCCGAGATCGTCGGCGGCAGGCTCAACATCCGGTCCCGTCCGGGCACCGGCACCGCGGTGACTGCGACGATCCCGGTGCCCTCGGCCACCCGCTAG
- a CDS encoding response regulator transcription factor encodes MAQPVRIVLVDDHEMVIEGLKAMLAAFDSRVTVVGQAVGPDHVLSVVGDLDPDIVLCDVRMQGSSGLDVCQQLRARDPDRKVVMLSVYDDEQYLFQAFRVGAAGYLLKSISSEELVRQLEFVHSGETAIDPRMAARAVDTAARLQRDEFWPGVRQGLTQRESEILSFVVNGLSNRAIAAKLVIGDETVKTHLSSIYRKLGVSDRTGAVATALREGIYQ; translated from the coding sequence ATGGCCCAACCGGTGCGCATCGTCCTGGTTGATGACCACGAGATGGTCATCGAGGGACTCAAGGCGATGCTCGCCGCCTTCGACAGCAGGGTCACGGTCGTCGGCCAGGCCGTCGGGCCGGACCACGTGCTCAGCGTGGTCGGCGATCTGGACCCCGACATCGTGCTGTGTGATGTGCGGATGCAGGGGTCCAGCGGCCTGGACGTGTGCCAGCAGCTGCGGGCCCGCGACCCCGACCGCAAGGTCGTGATGCTCTCGGTCTACGACGACGAGCAGTACCTGTTCCAGGCCTTCCGCGTCGGCGCCGCGGGATACCTGCTCAAGAGCATCAGCAGCGAGGAGCTGGTCCGCCAGCTGGAGTTCGTGCACAGCGGCGAGACCGCGATCGACCCGCGGATGGCGGCCAGGGCGGTGGACACCGCGGCGCGACTGCAGCGCGACGAGTTCTGGCCCGGGGTCCGTCAGGGCCTCACCCAGCGGGAGAGCGAGATCCTGTCGTTCGTGGTCAACGGTCTGTCGAACCGCGCCATCGCCGCCAAGCTGGTGATCGGCGACGAGACGGTCAAGACGCACCTGAGCTCGATCTACCGCAAGCTCGGTGTCAGCGACCGCACCGGCGCGGTGGCGACCGCGTTGCGCGAGGGCATCTACCAGTGA
- a CDS encoding HAD family hydrolase has product MQPTRETTWRAGRFWWDWPRPIDAQAQPLKTLGAVIFDLDALADIESSGHRLAFNAAFAELGLDIEWTPTRYRQLQALRDERRRVAAELRKRGVSSECDVLAELLVDEICAAKAMILDETILDADITPRPGLVDLITEAFGAGIGIGVVSSGRHEWVEPLVRQLVGEGIVNTVVTASDVAATPGTNLYQAALADLGAPAQDSLAFAGSPANQRLATAAGLASVLVDDDDTHGAPLRVADCQRVHDKWLETSRPSAA; this is encoded by the coding sequence GTGCAGCCCACACGAGAGACCACATGGCGTGCCGGCCGATTCTGGTGGGATTGGCCCCGGCCCATCGATGCCCAGGCCCAGCCTCTGAAGACGCTGGGCGCAGTGATCTTCGACCTCGACGCGCTCGCCGACATCGAGTCCTCGGGCCACCGCCTCGCGTTCAACGCCGCGTTCGCCGAACTCGGCCTGGACATCGAGTGGACGCCGACGCGCTACCGGCAACTGCAGGCGCTGCGTGACGAACGTCGGCGGGTCGCCGCCGAACTGCGTAAGCGCGGTGTCAGTTCGGAGTGCGACGTGCTTGCCGAACTACTGGTCGACGAGATCTGCGCGGCGAAGGCGATGATCCTCGACGAGACGATTCTCGACGCCGACATCACGCCGCGCCCCGGCCTGGTCGACCTCATCACCGAGGCCTTCGGTGCGGGTATCGGGATCGGCGTCGTCAGCAGCGGCAGGCACGAGTGGGTCGAACCGCTGGTCCGGCAACTGGTCGGGGAGGGCATCGTGAACACGGTCGTCACCGCCTCCGATGTGGCCGCGACGCCCGGGACGAACCTGTACCAGGCGGCGCTGGCCGATCTGGGCGCCCCGGCACAGGATTCGCTCGCGTTCGCGGGGTCGCCGGCGAATCAGCGACTCGCCACCGCCGCCGGACTCGCATCGGTCCTGGTCGACGACGACGACACTCACGGGGCGCCGTTACGGGTCGCGGATTGCCAGCGGGTGCACGACAAGTGGTTGGAGACCAGCAGGCCGTCGGCTGCTTAA
- the mmsB gene encoding 3-hydroxyisobutyrate dehydrogenase, with protein sequence MTTIAFLGLGNMGGPMAANLVSAGHSVHGFDPVAALKETATSKGAKVFDTGAEAVADADVVITSLPNGAVVKACYAEILPAVKKGALLIDTSTISVDDAREIHQQAVAAGLAQLDAPVSGGIKGATAGTLAFMVGGEDSDVERARPVLEPMAGKVIHCGASGAGQAAKLCNNMVLAVQQIAIGEAFVLAEKLGLPAQSLFDVITGATGNCWAVHTNCPVPGPVPASPANNDFKPGFATALMNKDLGLAMAAVDSTGSSAPLGTHAAEIYAEFAADHSDKDFSAIITMLRG encoded by the coding sequence ATGACCACAATCGCGTTCCTGGGCCTGGGAAACATGGGCGGGCCGATGGCCGCCAACCTTGTCTCGGCCGGACACTCCGTGCACGGGTTCGATCCGGTGGCCGCACTCAAGGAGACGGCAACCAGCAAGGGCGCCAAGGTGTTCGACACCGGCGCCGAAGCGGTGGCCGACGCCGACGTGGTCATCACTTCGCTGCCCAACGGTGCGGTGGTCAAAGCCTGTTACGCCGAGATCCTGCCCGCCGTCAAGAAGGGCGCCCTGCTGATCGACACGTCGACGATCTCGGTCGACGACGCCCGCGAGATCCACCAACAGGCGGTCGCCGCCGGACTGGCCCAACTCGACGCCCCGGTGTCGGGCGGCATCAAGGGCGCCACGGCCGGCACCCTGGCCTTCATGGTCGGCGGCGAGGACAGCGACGTCGAACGTGCCCGACCCGTACTGGAACCGATGGCGGGCAAGGTCATTCACTGCGGCGCATCCGGAGCCGGACAGGCGGCCAAGCTGTGCAACAACATGGTGTTGGCGGTGCAGCAGATCGCGATCGGCGAAGCCTTCGTGCTGGCCGAGAAGCTCGGCCTGCCCGCCCAGTCGCTGTTCGACGTGATCACCGGTGCCACCGGCAACTGCTGGGCGGTACACACGAATTGTCCGGTGCCGGGACCTGTTCCGGCGTCACCGGCCAACAACGACTTCAAGCCCGGGTTCGCGACGGCGTTGATGAACAAGGATCTCGGGTTGGCGATGGCCGCCGTGGACTCGACAGGGTCGTCCGCCCCACTGGGCACCCATGCCGCCGAGATCTACGCGGAGTTCGCCGCCGACCACTCCGACAAGGATTTCAGCGCGATCATCACCATGCTCCGCGGCTAG
- a CDS encoding acyl-CoA dehydrogenase family protein, with protein sequence MFEMDGDERVIVETAAAFATKRLAPHALDWDADKHFPVEVLRESAELGIAAIYCSEEVGGSGLRRLDAVRIFEELAAADPTIASFISIHNMCAWMIDSYGTPEQRKTWMPRLATMESIASYCLTEPGAGSDASALRTRAVRDGTDWVLDGVKQFISGAGVSDVYVVMARTGGEGPRGISAFVVEKGTPGLSFGVNEAKMGWNAQPTAQVVFDKVRVPADAMLGGAEGEGTGFGIAMNGLNGGRVNIAACSLGGARTAYRKAAEYLRDREAFGGALLDEPTIRFTLADMATSLETSRILLWRAASALDAGDADKVELCAMAKRYVTDACYDVADQALQLHGGYGYLKEYGLEKIVRDLRVHRILEGTNEIMRVVIGRAAAARARAS encoded by the coding sequence TTGTTCGAGATGGACGGTGACGAACGTGTCATCGTCGAGACCGCGGCGGCGTTCGCCACCAAACGCCTTGCGCCCCATGCCCTGGACTGGGACGCGGACAAACACTTCCCCGTCGAAGTGCTGCGTGAGTCCGCAGAACTCGGGATCGCGGCGATCTACTGCTCCGAAGAGGTCGGTGGCAGCGGACTGCGGCGCCTGGACGCCGTGCGGATCTTCGAGGAACTCGCCGCGGCCGATCCGACCATCGCGTCGTTCATCTCGATCCACAACATGTGCGCCTGGATGATCGACAGCTACGGCACCCCGGAACAGCGCAAGACATGGATGCCACGGCTGGCCACGATGGAGTCCATCGCCAGCTACTGCCTGACCGAACCGGGAGCGGGTTCGGACGCGTCCGCACTACGGACCCGCGCCGTGCGGGACGGGACGGACTGGGTGCTCGACGGGGTCAAACAGTTCATCTCGGGCGCGGGGGTCTCCGACGTGTACGTGGTGATGGCCCGCACCGGCGGAGAAGGCCCCCGCGGGATATCGGCGTTTGTGGTCGAAAAGGGCACGCCGGGGCTGAGTTTCGGGGTCAACGAGGCCAAGATGGGGTGGAACGCCCAACCGACCGCCCAGGTGGTCTTCGACAAGGTCCGAGTGCCCGCCGACGCGATGCTCGGCGGCGCCGAGGGCGAAGGCACCGGGTTCGGCATCGCGATGAACGGGCTCAACGGCGGTCGCGTCAACATCGCCGCCTGCTCCCTCGGCGGCGCCAGGACGGCCTACAGGAAAGCTGCGGAGTACCTGCGCGACCGGGAGGCGTTCGGCGGCGCACTGCTCGACGAGCCGACCATCCGCTTCACCCTCGCCGACATGGCCACCTCACTGGAGACATCTCGAATCCTGCTGTGGCGGGCCGCCTCTGCGCTCGACGCAGGCGACGCCGACAAAGTCGAACTCTGCGCGATGGCCAAGCGCTACGTCACCGACGCCTGCTACGACGTCGCCGACCAGGCCCTCCAGTTGCACGGCGGCTACGGCTACCTCAAGGAGTACGGCCTCGAGAAGATCGTCCGGGATCTGCGGGTGCACCGAATCCTGGAGGGCACCAACGAAATCATGCGCGTGGTGATCGGACGGGCCGCAGCGGCCCGGGCCCGCGCGTCCTGA
- a CDS encoding CoA-acylating methylmalonate-semialdehyde dehydrogenase, with protein MTTTANARIPHFIDGKRTELQSSRTADVMNPSTGEVQSQVVLASAADVDTAVATAVKAQQEWAAWNPQRRARVMMKFIDLVNQNVDELAELLSVEHGKTVPDSKGDIQRGIEVIEFAIGIPHLLKGEFTEGAGGGIDVYSIRQPLGVVAGITPFNFPAMIPLWKAGPALACGNAFILKPSERDPSVPLRLAELFLEAGLPAGVFQVVHGDKEAVDAILTHPDIQAVGFVGSSDIAQYIYSTAAAHGKRSQCFGGAKNHMIVMPDADLDQAVDALIGAGYGSAGERCMAISVAVPVGEETANRLRARLVERVNQLRVGHSLDPKADYGPLVTEAALHRVRDYIGQGVDAGAELVVDGRERATDELTFDDHDLSKGYFIGPTLFDHVTTDMSIYTDEIFGPVLCIVRAEDYEAALALPSQHEYGNGVAIFTRDGDAARDFVSRVQVGMVGVNVPIPVPVAYHTFGGWKRSGFGDLNQHGPASIQFYTKVKTVTERWPSGIKDGAEFSIPTMK; from the coding sequence ATGACCACAACGGCGAACGCCCGGATCCCCCACTTCATCGACGGCAAGCGCACCGAGCTGCAATCCAGCCGGACCGCTGATGTGATGAACCCCAGCACCGGCGAAGTCCAGTCGCAGGTCGTCCTGGCCAGCGCGGCCGACGTCGACACCGCGGTCGCGACCGCGGTGAAGGCGCAGCAGGAGTGGGCCGCGTGGAACCCGCAGCGCCGCGCCCGGGTGATGATGAAGTTCATCGACCTGGTCAACCAGAACGTCGACGAACTGGCCGAACTCCTCAGCGTGGAGCACGGCAAAACCGTCCCGGACTCCAAGGGCGACATCCAGCGCGGCATCGAGGTCATCGAGTTCGCGATCGGCATCCCGCACCTGCTCAAGGGTGAGTTCACCGAAGGCGCCGGCGGCGGCATCGACGTCTACTCGATCCGCCAGCCGCTCGGCGTCGTCGCCGGCATCACGCCGTTCAACTTCCCGGCCATGATCCCGCTGTGGAAGGCCGGCCCGGCCCTGGCGTGCGGAAACGCCTTCATCCTCAAGCCATCCGAGCGCGACCCCTCGGTCCCGCTGCGGCTGGCCGAACTCTTCCTCGAAGCCGGACTGCCCGCCGGGGTCTTCCAGGTCGTCCACGGCGACAAGGAAGCCGTCGACGCGATCCTGACCCACCCCGACATCCAGGCCGTCGGGTTCGTCGGATCCTCCGACATCGCGCAGTACATCTACTCCACCGCCGCCGCCCACGGGAAACGCTCCCAGTGCTTCGGCGGGGCGAAGAACCACATGATCGTGATGCCCGACGCCGACCTCGACCAGGCCGTCGACGCCCTCATCGGCGCCGGCTACGGCAGCGCCGGCGAGCGCTGCATGGCGATCAGCGTCGCGGTCCCGGTCGGCGAAGAAACGGCCAACCGGCTGCGCGCCAGGCTCGTCGAGCGGGTCAACCAGCTCCGGGTCGGCCACAGCCTGGACCCGAAAGCCGACTACGGGCCGCTGGTCACCGAGGCTGCGCTGCACCGGGTCCGCGACTACATCGGCCAGGGCGTCGACGCCGGCGCCGAACTCGTCGTCGACGGTCGTGAGCGTGCCACCGATGAACTGACCTTCGACGACCACGACCTTTCGAAGGGCTACTTCATCGGACCCACTCTGTTCGACCATGTCACCACCGACATGTCGATCTACACCGACGAGATCTTCGGCCCGGTGCTGTGCATCGTGCGCGCCGAGGACTACGAAGCCGCTCTGGCACTGCCGTCCCAGCACGAGTACGGCAACGGCGTGGCGATCTTCACCCGCGACGGCGACGCCGCCCGCGACTTCGTCTCCCGCGTCCAGGTCGGCATGGTGGGCGTCAACGTGCCGATCCCGGTTCCGGTGGCCTACCACACCTTCGGCGGCTGGAAGCGGTCCGGATTCGGCGACCTCAACCAGCACGGTCCCGCGTCGATCCAGTTCTACACCAAGGTCAAGACCGTCACCGAACGCTGGCCCTCAGGCATCAAGGATGGGGCCGAGTTCTCCATCCCCACCATGAAGTAG
- the rfbC gene encoding dTDP-4-dehydrorhamnose 3,5-epimerase: protein MNVRELAVPGAWEVTPVVHTDTRGAFFEWFTDPGFTAFAGHRFDLRQANCSVSQAGVLRGLHFADVPPGQAKYVTCVRGAVFDVAVDLRVGSPTFGRWDAVTLDDSSRRSVYLSEGLGHAFLALEDDSTVMYLCSTGYDPAREHTVNPLDPALDIAWPLADSDLILSERDRAAPTFAQALADGLLPTWSPLPRP from the coding sequence GTGAACGTTCGCGAACTGGCCGTCCCGGGCGCCTGGGAGGTGACACCCGTCGTGCACACCGACACGCGCGGTGCCTTCTTCGAATGGTTCACCGACCCGGGGTTCACCGCGTTCGCGGGGCACCGGTTCGACCTTCGGCAGGCCAACTGCTCGGTGTCGCAGGCCGGGGTGCTGCGGGGGCTGCATTTTGCCGATGTGCCGCCGGGCCAGGCCAAGTACGTGACGTGCGTGCGGGGGGCGGTATTCGATGTGGCGGTCGACCTGCGTGTCGGGTCACCGACGTTCGGCCGCTGGGATGCGGTGACGCTCGACGACAGCTCGCGCCGGTCGGTCTACCTGAGCGAAGGTCTCGGGCACGCGTTCCTGGCACTCGAAGACGATTCGACGGTGATGTACCTGTGCTCGACGGGATACGACCCGGCCCGGGAGCACACCGTCAACCCGCTGGACCCCGCACTCGACATCGCCTGGCCACTGGCCGACAGCGACCTCATCCTGTCCGAACGTGACCGCGCAGCACCAACTTTCGCGCAGGCACTGGCCGACGGACTGCTGCCGACATGGTCGCCCTTGCCAAGGCCCTGA
- the rfbB gene encoding dTDP-glucose 4,6-dehydratase, whose translation MRLLVTGGAGFIGANFVHRSVRDHPEVAVTVLDSMTYAGSRESLAAVDGEIRLVQGDITDAPLVGKLVAESDAVVHFAAETHVDNALADPEPFVRSNVLGTFSVLEAVRHRGSEAGIRLHHVSTDEVYGDLTLDDPRRFTESTAYNPSSPYSSTKAAADMLVRAWVRSYGVAATISNCSNNYGPYQHVEKFIPRQITNVLTGRRPKLYGSGANVRDWIHVDDHNSAVWRILADGEIGRTYLIGADGEHDNLSVMRTILTLMDRPTDEFDHVTDRVGHDLRYAIDPSPLRDELGWKPAHTDFEAGLRDTITWYRDNEAWWGPMKAAVEQTYAERAR comes from the coding sequence ATGCGGTTGCTGGTCACCGGCGGCGCCGGATTCATCGGCGCGAACTTCGTGCACCGCTCGGTTCGTGACCATCCCGAGGTCGCGGTGACCGTTCTCGACTCCATGACCTACGCGGGAAGCCGTGAGTCGCTGGCGGCGGTCGACGGTGAGATCCGGTTGGTGCAGGGTGATATCACCGATGCGCCGCTGGTGGGCAAGCTCGTCGCCGAGTCCGATGCGGTGGTGCACTTCGCCGCGGAGACCCACGTCGACAACGCACTGGCCGATCCCGAGCCGTTCGTGCGGTCGAATGTCCTCGGTACGTTCTCGGTACTGGAAGCGGTGCGCCACAGAGGTTCTGAGGCGGGCATCCGGTTGCACCATGTGTCCACCGACGAGGTGTACGGCGATCTGACGCTCGACGATCCGCGACGATTCACCGAGTCGACTGCGTACAACCCGTCCAGCCCGTACTCGTCGACCAAGGCGGCGGCCGACATGCTGGTCCGGGCGTGGGTGCGCTCCTACGGGGTGGCGGCGACGATCTCGAACTGCTCCAACAACTACGGCCCCTACCAGCATGTCGAGAAGTTCATTCCGCGCCAGATCACCAATGTGCTGACCGGCCGGCGCCCCAAGCTGTACGGCAGCGGTGCCAATGTGCGCGACTGGATCCATGTCGACGACCACAACAGTGCGGTGTGGCGGATCCTCGCAGACGGCGAGATCGGGCGCACGTATCTGATCGGAGCCGACGGCGAACACGACAATCTGTCCGTGATGCGCACGATCCTGACGCTGATGGACCGACCCACCGACGAGTTCGACCACGTCACCGACCGGGTGGGCCACGATCTGCGGTACGCGATCGATCCGTCACCGCTGCGTGACGAGCTGGGCTGGAAGCCGGCGCACACCGACTTCGAGGCCGGCCTGCGCGACACCATCACCTGGTACCGCGACAACGAAGCGTGGTGGGGTCCCATGAAGGCCGCCGTCGAGCAGACGTATGCGGAGCGGGCCCGGTGA
- a CDS encoding LLM class F420-dependent oxidoreductase — MTETEGVSLKPALGRYGVWTGAPVTPEQAVEIEKLGYGAVWVGASPAADLAFVEPILEKTQNLQVATGIVNIWTAEAKEVAESYHRIEKAFPGRFLLGVGVGHPEHTQEYTKPYTALVDYLDALDSAKVPTSRMVIAALGPKVLQLAAQRSAGAHPYLTTPAHTGRSHELLGPTVFLAPEHKVVLTDDADKAREIGRETVDFYLGLSNYVNNWKRLGFTDEDLTSPGTDRFIDAVVAYGSPDQIAARLSEHHAAGADHVAIQVLGGPDELLSTLEELSGPLGLTR; from the coding sequence ATGACCGAAACAGAAGGCGTATCGCTCAAGCCGGCCCTGGGCCGCTACGGGGTGTGGACCGGCGCGCCCGTCACACCCGAACAGGCCGTCGAGATCGAGAAGCTGGGCTACGGAGCGGTGTGGGTGGGCGCCTCTCCCGCCGCCGACCTGGCCTTCGTCGAGCCGATCCTGGAGAAGACACAGAACCTGCAGGTGGCCACCGGGATCGTGAACATCTGGACGGCCGAGGCCAAAGAGGTCGCAGAGTCGTATCACCGCATCGAAAAGGCATTCCCCGGCAGGTTCCTGCTCGGCGTCGGCGTCGGACATCCCGAACACACCCAGGAATACACCAAGCCCTACACGGCGCTGGTCGACTACCTCGACGCGCTGGATTCGGCCAAGGTGCCGACCAGCCGGATGGTCATCGCCGCACTCGGGCCGAAGGTCCTCCAGCTCGCCGCCCAGCGCAGCGCGGGCGCGCACCCGTACCTGACCACACCGGCGCATACCGGTCGGTCTCACGAATTGCTGGGCCCGACAGTGTTTCTGGCCCCTGAACACAAGGTCGTCCTGACCGACGACGCCGACAAGGCCCGGGAGATCGGTCGCGAGACCGTCGACTTCTACCTCGGTCTGTCGAACTATGTGAACAACTGGAAGCGGCTCGGTTTCACCGACGAGGATCTGACCAGCCCCGGCACCGACCGGTTCATCGACGCGGTCGTCGCCTACGGCTCTCCCGATCAGATCGCCGCCCGACTGTCCGAACACCATGCGGCCGGCGCCGACCACGTCGCAATCCAGGTGCTCGGCGGGCCCGACGAACTGCTGTCGACGCTCGAGGAGTTGTCAGGACCGCTGGGTTTGACTCGCTAG